The Desulfovibrio fairfieldensis sequence TGATGCCGTCCGGATCGTGAATCATGCCGCGCGAATCGGATACGGTGACGGGTTTGGCGCCCACCTGCTGCAGTTTTTCGCAGCAGTAGGTAGCCACGTTGCCCGCGCCGGAAACCACGCAGGTTTTGCCCTGCAGGCTTTCCTTGCGGTCTTCCAGCATGCTCTGGGCAAAATAGACCGCGCCGTAGCCCGTGGCTTCAGTACGCGCCAGGGAACCGCCGAAGAGCAGATTTTTGCCGGTGAGCACGCCTTCATAGCTCTTGGTCAGGCGCTTGTACTGGCCGAAGAGGAAGCCCACTTCGCGGCCGCCCACGCCGATATCCCCGGCGGGCACGTCAATGGTGGCGCCGATGTGGCGGTACAGTTCGTTCATGAAGGCCTGGCAGAAGCGCATGACTTCCATTTCGGACTTGCCCTTGGGGTCGAAATCCGCGCCGCCCTTGCCGCCGCCGATGGCCAGACCGGTAAGGGAGTTCTTGAAGACCTGTTCGAAACCCAGAAACTTGAGGATGCCCAGATTCACGCTGGGATGCAGGCGCAGGCCGCCCTTGTAGGGGCCGATGGCGGAGTTGTACTGCACGCGGAAACCCCGGTTGACCTGAACCTCGCCCTTGTCGTCCACCCATTCCACGCGGAAGGCGATGATGCGCTCGGGCTCCACCATGCGCTCAAGAATCTTGTACTGCTCGTACTTTTTATTCTTGTCCAGCACCGGCTGCAGACTTTGCAGCACTTCCTGAACAGCCTGCAGAAACACAGGCTCATAAGCGTATTTTTCTTTCAGACTGTCCATCACTCGCTGCACGTACGACATCTTGCTCTCCTTGTGGCTGGACCGGATTGCGCCGGGAAATAAATGAGGCTTTAACGGCTTTTTTTATCCAAGTTCCCGGCGGCTGGCAAGGTTTTTCAGGCATCTGCCCCGGGCGGAAGCATGGAGGGCCGGGGCTGCTTCCCGAAGGCCCGCGCGGCCTGAAGCGCGCTCAAGGCCATGAGCTTGCAGCGCGGCAGAAGTGTGGAAGGCAGCATATATTCCTGCGCGGTATGGATGTTTTCTCCTTCGGGCCCCATGCAGCAGATGGTGGGGATGCCCAGGGCACCGGCACAGAAGCCGGACTCGGCGGCGCTTTCATAGTGCTGACCGGAAAGGCGCATGCCCAGAGTTTCCCCGGCCTCCCGCACCAGTTCGAAAAAGGCGTCGCCCTGCGGGCTGCGCTCCAGGGGATACAGGCGCAGGCCGCCGCTGATATGAGCCGTGGTGCCGGGTACCACGGGTTTTTCAACCAGTTCGCGGATTCCGGCCACCACGCGTCGACCGTCCTCCAATGTACGATAGGTCAGGTGAATGCGGGCCTCGGCCCAGGGAGCCACGGAATTGGCCGAAATGCCGCCGCTGACCAGGCCGGTGTTGACCGTCAGGCCGCGCGGCAGATCCAGAAAGGCGTTGATGCCCAGAATCTTGTGCGCCAGTTCAATGACGGCGGAAGCGCCTTCCTCGTAATTACGCCCGGCATGCGCGGCCTTGCCCTGGATTTTCAGATGCATATGTCCCGACCCTTTGCGCGAAAGGGTCACC is a genomic window containing:
- the gdhA gene encoding NADP-specific glutamate dehydrogenase, with protein sequence MSYVQRVMDSLKEKYAYEPVFLQAVQEVLQSLQPVLDKNKKYEQYKILERMVEPERIIAFRVEWVDDKGEVQVNRGFRVQYNSAIGPYKGGLRLHPSVNLGILKFLGFEQVFKNSLTGLAIGGGKGGADFDPKGKSEMEVMRFCQAFMNELYRHIGATIDVPAGDIGVGGREVGFLFGQYKRLTKSYEGVLTGKNLLFGGSLARTEATGYGAVYFAQSMLEDRKESLQGKTCVVSGAGNVATYCCEKLQQVGAKPVTVSDSRGMIHDPDGIRLDVLKQVKEVERASLSRYAELVPSAKYTSVSDYPQGRNAVWSVPCFAAFPCATQNELNLADAEVLLANGCKCVAEGANMPSTLDAVHAFLKAGIAYGPAKAANAGGVATSQLEMAQNASMQSWDFETVDGKLKQIMTNIYKNAAATAAEFGQPGNLVMGANIAGFRKVADAMLAQGIC
- a CDS encoding M20 family metallopeptidase, with the translated sequence MEPAQWKTALDTILQDQEASMLALLEELVGIDSPTAHADGVNRMGERLTAWLGEAGFQVRRLPKPPVPEDEAWQKDLGDVFTARTHAPEAGPGIAFIGHMDTVFPVGTAAARPFRLDRAADRATGPGVADMKAGLVAMLFAARALKQSGLLPCPLTLMFSPDEELGSPTASKALAAQLPGAMAVICAEPGGEGGKVTLSRKGSGHMHLKIQGKAAHAGRNYEEGASAVIELAHKILGINAFLDLPRGLTVNTGLVSGGISANSVAPWAEARIHLTYRTLEDGRRVVAGIRELVEKPVVPGTTAHISGGLRLYPLERSPQGDAFFELVREAGETLGMRLSGQHYESAAESGFCAGALGIPTICCMGPEGENIHTAQEYMLPSTLLPRCKLMALSALQAARAFGKQPRPSMLPPGADA